The following coding sequences lie in one Bacteroides helcogenes P 36-108 genomic window:
- a CDS encoding FecR family protein produces MDKEILYRFFEGNASLEEGEQIWAWVEESPQNEKEFFKERKLFDAMILLTRKKKGMLHIQWNSVKNELLKIAGVVLLTLSVSYLYQQYELSTETPAMQTIYVPAGQRMNITLPDGTNVWLNARTTIQYPLAFNRKSRQVKLDGQAYFDVTKNPEKPFIVRTRKYDVEVVGTKFDVEAYSDKNQFETALMQGSVKLVSVENPKETLMLEPDCKAVLENGELKVKPLDNYNVYRWKEGLLCFTNETFDVIVRDFEKYFEVKIEVSNKEVSKYYYTGKFRQADGIDYALRVLQRDIRFTYTRDDENRIIYIK; encoded by the coding sequence ATGGATAAAGAAATACTATACCGCTTTTTCGAGGGAAATGCTTCCTTGGAAGAAGGAGAACAAATATGGGCCTGGGTAGAGGAATCTCCACAAAATGAAAAAGAATTCTTCAAAGAACGTAAGCTGTTTGATGCCATGATACTGCTTACCCGGAAGAAAAAGGGAATGCTTCATATCCAGTGGAACTCTGTGAAAAATGAGTTGCTTAAAATAGCGGGAGTGGTTTTACTTACATTAAGTGTAAGCTACCTGTATCAGCAATACGAGCTGTCAACAGAAACTCCGGCTATGCAAACCATTTATGTTCCGGCTGGTCAGCGGATGAATATAACTTTACCTGATGGAACAAACGTATGGCTCAATGCCCGTACCACCATTCAATATCCACTTGCTTTCAACCGGAAGTCCCGGCAGGTGAAACTCGACGGACAAGCCTATTTCGATGTAACCAAGAATCCTGAGAAACCTTTCATCGTTCGAACCCGGAAGTATGATGTGGAAGTTGTGGGAACCAAGTTCGATGTAGAAGCATATTCGGATAAGAATCAGTTTGAAACGGCCTTGATGCAAGGTAGCGTGAAGCTGGTGTCAGTAGAAAATCCGAAAGAGACTTTGATGTTGGAGCCCGATTGTAAGGCGGTTCTGGAAAACGGTGAACTGAAGGTGAAACCTCTGGATAACTATAATGTCTATCGCTGGAAGGAGGGATTACTCTGCTTCACCAATGAAACCTTTGATGTGATCGTGAGAGATTTTGAGAAGTACTTTGAAGTAAAGATTGAAGTCAGTAACAAGGAAGTGTCAAAATACTATTATACCGGCAAATTCAGGCAGGCGGACGGCATTGATTATGCCCTGCGGGTTTTGCAGAGGGATATACGGTTTACATATACGCGGGACGATGAGAACCGGATTATATATATAAAATAA
- a CDS encoding formate--tetrahydrofolate ligase, producing the protein MKSDIEIARSIELKKIKQVAESIGIPRDEVENYGRYIAKIPEHLIDEEKVKQSNLILVTAITATKAGIGKTTVSIGLALGLNKIGKKAIVALREPSLGPCFGMKGGAAGGGYAQVLPMEKINLHFTGDFHAITSAHNMISALLDNYIYQHQAEGFGLKEIIWRRVLDVNDRSLRSIVTGLGPRANGVTQESGFDITPASEIMAILCLAKDTEDLHRRIENIILGFTYDDKPFTVKDLGVSGAITVLLKEAIHPNLVQTAEGTAAFVHGGPFANIAHGCNSILATKMAMTFGDYVVTEAGFGADLGAEKFYNIKCRRSGLQPKLTVIVATAQGLKMHGGVSLDRINEPDMEGLCEGFGNLDKHIRNLRSFGQSIVVAFNRFANDTDEEVEAIRRHCEENLKVGFAINNAFAQGGAGATDLAKLVVETIEKNPSVPLQYTYEENDPVQQKIEKVACNLYGASVVTYSSASRKVMKLIGQMGITHYPVCIAKTQYSFSADPKIYGAVNNFEFHIKDIVINNGAEMIVAIAGEILRMPGLPKSPQAERIDIVDGKIEGLS; encoded by the coding sequence ATGAAATCAGATATTGAAATAGCACGCAGCATAGAGCTGAAGAAGATAAAGCAGGTTGCCGAAAGTATAGGTATTCCTCGCGATGAAGTAGAGAATTACGGCCGTTACATAGCTAAGATTCCCGAACATTTGATTGATGAAGAAAAAGTAAAGCAAAGTAACCTGATTTTGGTAACGGCTATTACAGCTACGAAGGCTGGTATTGGCAAAACTACCGTTTCCATCGGACTGGCATTGGGATTGAATAAGATTGGTAAAAAAGCCATTGTCGCCTTGCGCGAACCCTCATTGGGACCCTGTTTCGGTATGAAGGGCGGAGCTGCCGGTGGCGGTTATGCTCAAGTGCTTCCGATGGAGAAAATAAATCTACATTTTACCGGAGATTTTCATGCCATCACTTCGGCACACAATATGATTTCTGCTTTGCTGGATAATTATATTTATCAGCATCAAGCAGAGGGCTTTGGATTGAAAGAGATTATTTGGCGTCGTGTGCTCGATGTAAACGACCGTTCTTTGCGTAGCATTGTTACGGGACTTGGGCCTCGTGCCAACGGTGTAACTCAAGAGTCAGGATTCGATATCACTCCTGCATCGGAGATCATGGCCATCTTGTGCCTTGCAAAAGATACGGAAGACTTACACAGACGTATTGAAAACATAATTCTTGGATTTACGTATGATGATAAACCATTCACTGTGAAAGATTTAGGTGTATCTGGCGCAATCACTGTATTACTGAAAGAAGCCATTCATCCCAATCTTGTGCAGACCGCCGAAGGGACAGCGGCTTTCGTGCATGGCGGTCCGTTCGCCAATATCGCACATGGTTGTAACTCCATTCTTGCTACCAAAATGGCAATGACTTTTGGGGATTATGTAGTAACAGAAGCCGGTTTCGGAGCTGATTTAGGAGCTGAGAAGTTCTATAACATAAAGTGCCGGAGAAGTGGTTTGCAGCCAAAATTGACAGTGATTGTCGCCACTGCGCAAGGATTGAAAATGCATGGAGGCGTCAGCCTCGACCGCATCAATGAACCTGACATGGAAGGGCTTTGTGAAGGATTTGGTAATCTGGATAAGCATATTCGGAACCTCCGTTCCTTCGGCCAGAGCATTGTGGTCGCTTTCAACCGTTTTGCCAATGATACGGATGAGGAGGTGGAAGCTATCCGTCGCCATTGCGAAGAAAATTTAAAAGTAGGATTCGCTATCAATAATGCCTTTGCCCAAGGCGGGGCTGGAGCTACAGATTTGGCAAAACTGGTGGTGGAAACCATTGAAAAGAATCCTTCCGTTCCATTGCAATATACTTATGAGGAAAATGATCCGGTGCAGCAGAAAATAGAAAAAGTGGCATGCAATCTTTACGGCGCCAGCGTGGTGACTTACAGTAGCGCTTCGCGTAAGGTGATGAAACTTATCGGACAGATGGGCATTACACATTATCCTGTCTGCATAGCCAAGACACAGTATTCTTTCTCTGCTGATCCGAAGATATATGGTGCAGTCAATAATTTCGAGTTTCATATTAAGGATATTGTCATCAATAACGGTGCTGAAATGATTGTAGCCATCGCCGGTGAAATACTCCGTATGCCTGGTTTGCCCAAATCCCCACAGGCGGAACGGATAGATATTGTGGATGGGAAGATTGAAGGACTTTCTTAA
- the pyrB gene encoding aspartate carbamoyltransferase, with protein sequence MENRSLVTIAEHSKEKILYMLEMAKEFEAHPNRRLLDGKVVATLFFEPSTRTRLSFETAANRLGARVIGFSDPKATSSSKGETLKDTIKMVSNYADIIVMRHHLEGAARYASEVTAIPIVNAGDGANQHPSQTMLDLYSIYKTQGTLENLDIFLVGDLKYGRTVHSLLMAMRHFNPTFHFIAPDELKMPEEYKIYCREQHIKYVEHTDFTEETIADADILYMTRVQRERFTDLMEYERVKNVYILRNKMLEHTRPNLRILHPLPRVNEIAYDVDDSPKAYYFQQAQNGLYAREAILCDVLGITLDEVRV encoded by the coding sequence ATGGAAAACAGAAGTTTAGTTACCATAGCCGAGCACAGTAAGGAAAAAATCCTCTATATGCTCGAAATGGCGAAAGAGTTTGAAGCTCATCCCAATCGGCGTCTATTGGACGGAAAAGTTGTCGCCACTTTATTTTTCGAGCCCTCTACCCGCACCCGCCTCAGTTTTGAGACAGCAGCCAACCGTCTTGGCGCACGTGTCATAGGTTTCAGTGATCCTAAAGCTACCAGCTCATCCAAGGGCGAAACACTGAAAGACACCATCAAGATGGTGAGCAATTATGCGGACATTATCGTGATGCGCCACCATCTCGAAGGGGCTGCACGTTATGCCAGTGAGGTAACTGCCATCCCCATCGTCAATGCCGGAGACGGAGCCAACCAACATCCTTCGCAGACCATGCTTGACCTTTATTCCATCTACAAGACACAGGGAACTCTGGAAAATCTGGACATATTCCTGGTGGGCGACTTGAAATATGGCCGTACAGTCCATTCGTTACTGATGGCTATGCGGCACTTTAACCCCACTTTCCATTTCATTGCTCCGGATGAGTTGAAAATGCCGGAGGAATATAAAATTTACTGCCGCGAGCAACACATCAAATACGTAGAGCATACAGACTTTACTGAAGAAACAATTGCTGATGCCGACATTCTCTATATGACCCGCGTGCAGCGTGAACGATTCACCGACCTTATGGAATACGAACGGGTAAAGAATGTATATATCCTGCGCAACAAGATGTTGGAACATACCCGCCCCAACCTGCGCATCCTGCACCCTCTGCCCCGTGTCAACGAAATAGCCTACGACGTGGACGACAGTCCCAAAGCATATTATTTCCAGCAAGCACAAAACGGGCTTTATGCCCGTGAAGCCATCCTTTGCGATGTGCTGGGCATCACGCTGGATGAAGTAAGAGTTTAA
- a CDS encoding RNA polymerase sigma-70 factor → MDLKKFNQLFSEYQGRFIRFAQTYVRDMAVAEDFVTEALMYYWEKQDSLPGDVNVPAYILVIIKHKCLNYLQHLEVREAASERMKKYAEWELKTRLATLQACDPDELFSAEAQAIVDRTLAGMPKQTREIFIMSRYQNKSYKEIAALTGMTPKGVQFHINKVLQELRVNLKDYLPLFIYLYNSGF, encoded by the coding sequence ATGGATCTGAAAAAGTTTAATCAATTATTTTCTGAATACCAGGGACGCTTTATCCGCTTTGCCCAAACGTATGTGCGCGACATGGCAGTGGCTGAAGATTTTGTTACTGAAGCATTGATGTACTATTGGGAGAAGCAGGACAGTTTGCCCGGAGATGTGAATGTACCTGCATACATACTTGTCATTATAAAGCATAAGTGCTTGAACTATCTTCAGCACTTGGAGGTGCGCGAAGCTGCTTCCGAACGAATGAAAAAATATGCCGAGTGGGAATTGAAAACAAGGCTTGCTACTCTGCAGGCCTGTGATCCCGATGAATTATTCTCTGCTGAAGCTCAGGCAATTGTTGACCGTACTTTGGCTGGAATGCCGAAACAGACCCGTGAAATTTTTATTATGAGCCGCTACCAGAACAAATCCTACAAAGAGATAGCGGCCTTGACCGGAATGACTCCCAAAGGAGTTCAATTTCATATCAATAAAGTTCTTCAAGAACTTCGTGTCAATTTGAAAGATTACTTGCCTTTATTTATCTACTTGTATAATTCCGGCTTTTAA
- a CDS encoding outer membrane beta-barrel family protein, which yields MKRFYLLSIICLLSIGISAQESTDKECTLGADSIITSDACLDSLYQSLPEVMITGERPVVKASPGKLVYDLPRLIRDLPVDNAYDAIKELPGVTEMNGTLQLAGQGVTVILNGKVTTLSVGQFYSLLRSIPASRIEKAEVMYNAPARYQVRGALINIQLKQTADSTSSWQGELYSQYKQKYYEAFEERASLLYNRNKFSADFLYSHKHGRTYNTTDKDAMHILADGSVHPMSTDEVSRGRSHVHSFRVGTDYNIAKEHQLSFVYNGSYTTSHRRTNINGSQQSATLSNSTDWLHSGRLDYCTPFGLKAGVELTYYRSPSDQLLHSHLLESDELYFFTQDCQRINRWKIFLTQEHNLSKGWALSYGIVYTTGIDNSYQYYYDPETGKPLRDESATSLAKGDNTTDNLRNMESRKREETLNIYTGFNKSFGDKLSLDASLAIERYKTSVWNQWDWYPTINLNYMPAPGHILQLALSSDKDYPGYWAVQDAVSYIGGGYSEVRGNPLLKPAQDYKVKTNYILKSKYIFSAWFNHTKNYSTQTLYQSSQQLVEIYKYLNFDYQQQAGIQASIPFGIKNWLKSRLTLIGIWHHEKDKDFWDIPFNRKQCYGIAQMSNTFAVSTKPDFKLTVTGFVHSKAIQGIYDLPTSGNVNVALRYALAGNKAILNFYCNDIFETGQISPRIRFKTQNVTNHYSCFREFGVSFTYKFGGYKEKQREAVDTSRFK from the coding sequence ATGAAACGGTTTTATCTATTATCAATCATCTGCCTTTTAAGTATTGGCATTTCCGCTCAAGAAAGCACCGACAAAGAGTGTACTCTTGGTGCAGACAGTATTATAACCTCGGATGCATGTCTGGACAGTCTTTATCAAAGCCTGCCCGAAGTAATGATAACCGGTGAGCGCCCGGTAGTAAAAGCATCGCCGGGCAAACTGGTTTATGACTTGCCGCGGCTTATCCGCGACCTGCCTGTGGACAATGCTTATGATGCCATAAAGGAACTTCCCGGAGTGACCGAAATGAATGGGACTTTGCAACTGGCAGGGCAGGGTGTTACCGTTATTCTGAATGGAAAAGTAACTACTCTCAGTGTCGGACAGTTTTACTCATTACTGCGGAGCATTCCTGCAAGCCGGATAGAAAAGGCTGAAGTAATGTATAATGCACCTGCCCGCTATCAAGTGCGCGGTGCTCTTATCAACATACAATTGAAGCAAACCGCAGACAGCACTTCTTCCTGGCAAGGCGAGCTTTATTCCCAATATAAACAGAAGTATTATGAGGCCTTTGAAGAACGTGCAAGCTTGCTTTACAATAGAAACAAATTCTCGGCAGATTTTCTTTACTCGCACAAACATGGCCGTACTTACAATACGACAGACAAAGATGCTATGCACATTTTAGCGGACGGATCGGTACATCCGATGTCAACCGATGAGGTGAGCCGGGGCCGTTCGCACGTGCATAGTTTCCGAGTGGGAACCGATTATAATATAGCTAAAGAGCATCAGTTGAGTTTTGTCTATAACGGTAGCTATACAACGTCTCACAGACGGACGAACATCAACGGTTCGCAACAATCCGCCACATTGAGCAACAGTACCGATTGGCTTCACAGCGGCCGTCTGGACTATTGCACTCCTTTCGGCCTGAAGGCAGGTGTCGAGCTGACTTATTATCGTTCTCCGTCCGACCAATTGCTGCATAGCCACCTGCTGGAGAGCGATGAACTTTACTTCTTTACGCAAGATTGCCAGCGCATCAACCGTTGGAAAATATTCTTGACGCAAGAACACAACTTGAGCAAAGGCTGGGCACTGAGTTATGGTATTGTCTATACCACCGGCATCGACAACAGTTATCAATATTACTATGATCCGGAGACAGGAAAACCGTTGAGAGATGAAAGTGCGACTTCATTGGCCAAAGGTGATAATACCACTGATAACCTTAGAAATATGGAGTCCCGCAAACGTGAAGAAACGCTGAATATCTATACAGGTTTCAATAAGAGTTTCGGTGATAAGCTTTCGCTGGATGCTTCCTTAGCTATAGAACGATATAAAACGTCTGTCTGGAATCAGTGGGACTGGTATCCTACCATCAATCTGAACTATATGCCTGCCCCCGGACATATCCTGCAACTTGCTTTGAGCAGCGACAAAGATTACCCCGGTTATTGGGCTGTGCAAGATGCTGTTTCTTATATCGGCGGTGGATATTCCGAAGTCCGCGGCAATCCTTTGTTGAAACCTGCACAGGACTATAAGGTCAAGACGAACTATATTTTAAAGAGCAAATATATCTTCAGTGCTTGGTTTAATCATACTAAAAACTACTCTACACAGACGCTTTATCAATCTTCACAACAGCTGGTGGAAATTTATAAATATCTCAACTTCGATTATCAGCAACAGGCCGGAATACAAGCATCAATACCATTCGGTATAAAGAATTGGTTGAAATCACGCCTGACGCTTATCGGAATATGGCATCACGAGAAAGACAAAGATTTTTGGGATATTCCCTTCAATCGTAAGCAGTGTTACGGTATAGCTCAAATGAGTAATACCTTCGCCGTTTCCACCAAACCGGATTTTAAACTGACTGTTACCGGATTTGTACATAGCAAAGCCATTCAAGGAATTTATGATTTGCCTACTTCCGGTAATGTAAATGTTGCCTTGCGTTATGCCCTTGCCGGAAACAAAGCTATTCTCAACTTCTATTGCAATGATATTTTTGAGACAGGGCAGATTTCTCCACGCATCCGCTTTAAGACGCAGAACGTGACGAACCATTACTCCTGTTTCCGCGAGTTTGGCGTGTCGTTTACTTATAAATTCGGAGGTTATAAAGAAAAACAACGGGAAGCTGTGGATACGTCACGATTTAAATAA
- a CDS encoding TlpA family protein disulfide reductase — protein MNCKEVISVVCLLLVSACMQAQGTYVIEGKVKNVKQGVCLNLFRMEGDVGSSIAIDTLRGDSFRFEIPVSEAGTDRLTLAIRDGNLYSMGLYLWANSDSYIRLTGEDMNIYTWRVESEVPQQKIWQLFVDDSRDLWNLKQENRMEQMRLMRKYPRKPDDADVLARVVALRDSLEKVGDNLDFRIDSNVIVRMRQLPIEEIWMVKLESLAIALKYKKGFPFRKEVEELYARLSDKQRQTPEALDIRSYLAPSDTVSIREKAADGDLFDLQGNVHHLSDFRGKAVLIDFWSRGCGPCVLALPEMKEISKLYADRLTVVSLSIDDKTNWEIASRHHDISWWNLNDLKGKHGLYAKYDAGAIPRYVFLSPEGEVVEMWTGYGKGSLKKKMEEFFDKK, from the coding sequence ATGAATTGCAAAGAGGTAATCAGCGTGGTGTGCCTATTGTTGGTAAGTGCCTGCATGCAGGCACAAGGCACTTATGTCATCGAAGGCAAGGTGAAGAATGTGAAACAAGGTGTTTGCCTGAATCTGTTTCGGATGGAAGGTGATGTAGGGAGTAGTATTGCGATAGATACCCTCCGGGGAGATAGTTTCCGTTTTGAAATTCCCGTATCGGAAGCTGGTACGGATCGTTTGACTTTGGCGATTCGTGACGGCAACCTATACAGTATGGGATTGTATCTTTGGGCTAATTCCGATTCTTATATCCGCCTGACAGGTGAGGATATGAACATCTATACTTGGCGGGTAGAAAGTGAAGTTCCCCAACAGAAGATATGGCAACTTTTTGTGGATGATTCGCGTGACTTGTGGAATCTCAAGCAAGAGAATCGTATGGAACAGATGCGGCTTATGCGTAAATACCCCCGGAAACCGGATGATGCAGATGTATTGGCAAGGGTCGTTGCTTTGCGTGACAGTTTGGAGAAAGTGGGTGATAATTTGGATTTCCGCATAGATTCCAATGTAATAGTTCGTATGAGGCAATTACCGATAGAAGAAATATGGATGGTAAAATTGGAAAGTCTGGCTATAGCTTTGAAATATAAAAAAGGCTTTCCTTTTCGCAAGGAGGTGGAAGAACTGTATGCCAGACTTTCTGACAAGCAACGGCAGACACCTGAAGCTTTGGATATCCGGTCTTATTTAGCACCTTCGGATACGGTTTCCATTAGAGAGAAAGCTGCGGATGGAGATTTGTTTGACTTGCAAGGAAATGTACACCATTTATCTGACTTTAGGGGAAAAGCAGTTTTAATTGATTTCTGGAGCCGTGGATGTGGTCCTTGTGTATTGGCCTTGCCGGAAATGAAAGAAATCAGCAAGCTGTACGCAGATCGGTTGACGGTGGTTAGCTTGAGTATTGACGATAAAACGAATTGGGAAATAGCTTCACGCCACCATGACATCAGTTGGTGGAATCTGAATGACCTGAAAGGAAAGCATGGATTGTATGCCAAATATGATGCAGGTGCTATTCCTCGTTATGTGTTTTTGTCTCCGGAGGGAGAGGTTGTGGAGATGTGGACTGGCTATGGCAAAGGCAGTTTGAAAAAGAAGATGGAAGAGTTCTTTGACAAGAAGTGA
- a CDS encoding flavin reductase family protein, producing MKEDWKPGTMIYPLPAVLVSCGSVPEEYNILTVAWTGTICTNPPMCYISVRPERHSYDIIKRNMEFVINLTTKDMARATDWCGVRSGKDYNKFKEMHLTPGKSTVVSAPAIEESPLCIECRVKEIVALGSHDMFIADVVNVRANTDHLNPETGKLELAETNPLVYVHGGYYGLGEKIGKFGWSVEKKTIK from the coding sequence ATGAAAGAAGACTGGAAACCGGGAACAATGATTTATCCGTTGCCCGCCGTTTTGGTAAGCTGCGGAAGCGTCCCCGAAGAATACAACATACTGACGGTGGCATGGACGGGAACGATTTGCACAAACCCGCCCATGTGCTATATTTCCGTTCGTCCCGAACGCCATTCCTATGACATCATTAAAAGGAATATGGAATTTGTCATCAATCTCACCACAAAAGATATGGCACGAGCCACAGACTGGTGTGGAGTACGTTCGGGCAAAGATTACAATAAATTTAAGGAAATGCATCTCACACCCGGCAAAAGCACTGTAGTCAGTGCACCTGCCATCGAGGAGTCACCCCTTTGCATTGAGTGCCGGGTAAAGGAAATTGTAGCCTTAGGTTCGCATGACATGTTCATAGCCGATGTCGTAAACGTCAGAGCGAACACAGATCATCTGAATCCTGAAACCGGCAAGCTGGAACTGGCGGAAACAAATCCGCTGGTATATGTGCATGGCGGATACTACGGATTAGGTGAGAAAATCGGTAAATTCGGTTGGTCGGTGGAGAAAAAAACAATAAAATGA
- the pyrI gene encoding aspartate carbamoyltransferase regulatory subunit — protein sequence MSEKKQELQVAALENGTVIDHIPSENLFTVVSLLGLERMSNNITIGFNLKSKKLGKKGIIKIADKFFCDEEINRIAVVAPNVKLNIIRDYEVVEKREVSLPEELRGIVKCANPKCITNNEPMPTLFHVVDKENCVIKCHYCEKEQRREDIEII from the coding sequence ATGAGCGAAAAGAAACAAGAATTACAGGTAGCCGCCCTGGAGAACGGCACTGTCATCGATCATATCCCCTCCGAAAACTTATTTACCGTAGTTTCCTTGCTTGGGCTGGAACGCATGAGCAACAATATTACCATCGGTTTCAACCTCAAAAGCAAAAAACTGGGAAAGAAAGGTATCATTAAAATAGCTGATAAGTTTTTCTGCGATGAAGAAATAAACCGCATCGCCGTAGTGGCTCCCAACGTAAAATTAAATATCATCCGCGACTACGAGGTAGTGGAAAAACGTGAGGTAAGCCTTCCCGAAGAATTACGGGGCATCGTAAAATGTGCCAATCCCAAATGCATTACGAACAATGAACCGATGCCTACATTGTTTCATGTGGTGGATAAAGAAAACTGTGTAATCAAATGCCACTATTGCGAAAAAGAACAGAGACGAGAAGATATTGAAATTATTTAG
- a CDS encoding porin family protein: protein MRLNRFYICLCLAAFSTAIWGQTPVVPGTSDEEHSKTHHDRPINLGIKGGFTSSLFLVSNFSINGVAIDEVQNNYKIGNFGSVFIRINFNRHFLQPEISYNVNRCNITFDQPLPENASAGTTPVEASITSSIHSIDIPVIYGYNIIKEGPYSLAVFAGPKVRYIWDKKSKVTFENFEQQNIKEELRPLNLSFTAGVAVTISRIFFDFRYDIGLHNISKRVSYKVPADNGTVNKNASNHEIRFHRRDNVLSFSLGIFF, encoded by the coding sequence ATGAGACTGAATCGATTCTATATTTGCTTATGCCTGGCAGCTTTTTCTACCGCGATATGGGGGCAAACACCCGTCGTGCCGGGTACATCCGATGAAGAACATTCAAAAACTCATCATGACCGTCCCATAAACTTGGGTATCAAAGGTGGCTTTACTTCTTCCCTCTTTCTTGTTTCCAACTTCAGTATCAACGGTGTGGCAATTGACGAAGTGCAGAACAATTACAAAATCGGTAATTTCGGTTCCGTTTTCATACGAATAAACTTCAACCGGCACTTCCTGCAACCGGAAATATCCTATAACGTCAATCGCTGCAACATTACCTTCGATCAGCCTTTACCAGAAAACGCATCTGCCGGAACCACGCCCGTCGAAGCATCCATCACCTCATCTATCCACAGTATCGACATCCCTGTGATCTACGGGTACAATATTATCAAGGAAGGGCCCTACAGCCTTGCTGTATTTGCCGGACCGAAAGTACGCTACATCTGGGACAAAAAAAGTAAAGTAACTTTTGAAAACTTTGAACAACAAAATATAAAAGAAGAATTGCGCCCGCTGAACCTGAGTTTTACCGCTGGTGTTGCTGTCACCATCTCACGTATCTTCTTCGACTTCCGCTACGATATAGGACTGCACAACATTTCCAAACGAGTGAGCTACAAAGTTCCTGCAGACAATGGCACGGTGAATAAAAATGCTTCCAACCACGAAATCCGTTTCCACCGTCGTGACAATGTTCTCAGTTTTTCATTGGGCATATTCTTTTGA
- the glyA gene encoding serine hydroxymethyltransferase produces the protein MKRDDLIFEIIEKEHQRQLKGIELIASENFVSDQVMQAMGSCLTNKYAEGYPGKRYYGGCEVVDQSEQIAIDRLKQIFGAEWANVQPHSGAQANAAVFLAVLNPGDKFMGLNLAHGGHLSHGSLVNTSGIIYTPCEYNLDKETGRVDYDQMEEIALREKPKMIIGGGSAYSREWNYKRMREIADKVGAILMIDMAHPAGLIAAGELDNPVKYAHIVTSTTHKTLRGPRGGVIMMGKDFPNPWGKKTPKGEIKMMSQLLDSAVFPGIQGGPLEHVIAAKAVAFGEILQPEWKEYAKQVKKNAATLAQALTDRGFTIVSGGTDNHSMLVDLRSKYPDLTGKVAEKALVSADITVNKNMVPFDSRSAFQTSGIRLGTPAITTRGAKEGLMLEIAEMIETVLSNVDNGEVIAKVRAHVNEIMKDYPLFAY, from the coding sequence ATGAAAAGAGACGATTTAATTTTCGAGATTATCGAAAAAGAACATCAACGCCAGCTCAAAGGCATTGAACTGATTGCATCGGAGAATTTTGTAAGTGACCAGGTTATGCAGGCAATGGGCTCCTGCCTCACCAACAAGTATGCTGAAGGCTATCCCGGCAAGCGTTACTACGGCGGTTGCGAAGTAGTGGATCAGAGCGAACAAATTGCCATTGACCGTCTGAAACAAATTTTTGGTGCAGAATGGGCCAATGTACAACCACACTCAGGTGCGCAGGCCAATGCAGCCGTATTCCTTGCTGTTCTGAATCCCGGTGACAAATTCATGGGACTGAACCTTGCACACGGCGGTCATCTCTCTCACGGTTCTCTGGTCAATACTTCAGGCATTATCTACACACCTTGTGAGTACAACCTGGACAAGGAAACCGGCCGTGTAGATTATGACCAGATGGAAGAAATCGCCTTACGCGAAAAACCTAAAATGATTATCGGCGGCGGTTCTGCTTATTCCCGCGAATGGAACTATAAACGTATGCGCGAAATCGCAGACAAGGTAGGTGCGATCCTGATGATTGACATGGCTCACCCCGCCGGCCTGATTGCTGCCGGAGAATTAGATAATCCTGTAAAATATGCTCATATCGTGACTTCCACCACTCATAAAACCTTGCGTGGTCCTCGTGGCGGTGTCATCATGATGGGTAAGGATTTCCCAAATCCATGGGGTAAGAAAACTCCGAAAGGTGAAATCAAAATGATGTCACAGTTGCTTGACTCTGCCGTATTCCCCGGTATCCAGGGTGGCCCATTGGAACATGTCATTGCTGCCAAGGCAGTAGCTTTCGGTGAAATTCTACAACCGGAATGGAAAGAATACGCCAAACAGGTAAAGAAAAATGCCGCCACATTAGCACAGGCTTTGACAGATCGTGGCTTTACCATCGTTTCCGGTGGTACGGACAATCATTCCATGTTGGTTGACCTGCGCAGCAAATATCCTGATTTGACCGGTAAAGTAGCTGAAAAAGCATTGGTATCCGCCGACATCACTGTAAATAAGAATATGGTTCCTTTCGATAGCCGTTCCGCTTTCCAGACTTCCGGCATCCGTTTGGGCACTCCTGCCATCACAACCCGTGGGGCAAAAGAAGGTCTGATGCTGGAAATCGCAGAGATGATTGAAACCGTACTTTCTAACGTGGATAACGGAGAGGTAATTGCCAAAGTTCGCGCACATGTGAATGAGATCATGAAAGATTATCCTCTGTTCGCATATTAA